One region of Gorilla gorilla gorilla isolate KB3781 chromosome 15, NHGRI_mGorGor1-v2.1_pri, whole genome shotgun sequence genomic DNA includes:
- the PLEK2 gene encoding pleckstrin-2, translated as MEDGVLKEGFLVKRGHIVHNWKARWFILRQNTLVYYKLEGGRRVTPPKGRILLDGCTITCPCLEYENRPLLIKLKTQTSTEYFLEACSREERDAWAFEITGAIHAGQPGKVQQLHSLRNSFKLPPHISLHRIVDKMHDSSTGIRSSPNMEQGSTYKKTFLGSSLVDWLISNSFTASRLEAVTLASMLMEENFLRPVGVRSMGAIRSGDLAEQFLDDSTALYTFAESYKKKISPKEEISLSTVELSGTVVKQGYLAKQGHKRKNWKVRRFVLRKDPAFLHYYDPSKEENRPVGGFSLRGSLVSALEDNGVPTGVKGNVQGNLFKVITKDDTHYYIQASSKAERAEWIEAIKKLT; from the exons GGCCACATTGTCCACAATTGGAAGGCGCGATGGTTCATCCTTCGGCAGAACACGCTGGTGTACTACAAGCTTGAGGGGGGTCGGAGAGTGACCCCTCCCAAGGGCCGGATCCTCCTGGATGGCTGCACCATCACCTGCCCCTGCCTGGAGTATGAAAATCGACCG CTCCTCATTAAGCTGAAGACTCAAACATCCACGGAGTACTTCCTGGAGGCCTGTTCTCGAGAGGAGCGGGATGCCTGGGCCTTTGAGATCACCGGGGCTATTCATGCAGGGCAGCCGGGGAAGGTCCAGCAGCTGCACAGCCTGAGAAACTCCTTCAAGCTGCCCCCGCACATCAGCCTGCA TCGCATTGTGGACAAGATGCACGATAGCAGCACCGGAATCCGTTCAAGCCCCAACATGGAGCAGGGAAGCACCTATAAAAAGACCTTCCTCG gctcctccctggtGGACTGGCTCATCTCCAACAGCTTCACGGCCAGCCGTCTGGAGGCGGTGACCCTGGCCTCCATGCTCATGGAGGAGAACTTCCTCAGGCCTGTGGGTGTCCGAAGCATGGGAGCCATTCGCTCTGGGGATCTGGCCGAGCAGTTCCTGGATGACTCCACAGCCCTGTACACTTTT GCTGAGAGCTACAAAAAGAAGATAAGCCCCAAGGAAGAAATTAGCCTGAGCACTGTGGAGTTAAGTGGCACGGTGGTGAAACAAGGCTACCTGGCCAAGCAG GGGCACAAAAGGAAAAACTGGAAGGTGCGTCGCTTTGTTCTAAGGAAGGATCCAGCTTTCCTGCATTACTACGACCCTTCCAAA GAAGAGAACAGGCCAGTGGGTGGGTTTTCTCTTCGTGGTTCACTCGTGTCTGCTCTGGAGGATAATGGCGTTCCCACTG GAGTTAAAGGGAATGTCCAGGGAAACCTCTTCAAAGTGATTACTAAGGATGACACACACTATTACATTCAGGCCAGCAGCAAGGCTGAGCGAGCCGAGTGGATTGAAGCTATCAAAAAGCTAACATGA